AGTCGGCGAAGTTCGCCAGGCACTGCTCGTCCAGCGTGTCCGGGGTCGGGTGGAAGTCCGGCCAGTAGAAGAACGACCTGGTCATGTTGAGGCCGTGGTCGGCAAGCACCCGCAGCTCCTGGCGGATGACCGCAGGGTCGTAGCGCGTCCACATGAGCGGTCCGCCGGTGCGCGACCAGAAGTTCGCTCCGAGCCAGACCACAGGCGTTCCGTCGACGGCGAGGAGGGGCGAAGGGCGGTCCATGATTCCTTTCGAGGGGTGCGCAGCTACTTGACGGCGCCGGCGGTGAGGCCGGCGACGAAGCTCCGCTGCAGGATGAGGAACGCGACCACGATCGGGATCGACACGACGAGCGAGGCCGCCATGATCTGGTTCCAGTACACGTTCGTCTGCGTCGAGTAGAGCTGCAGGCCGACCGCGAGCGTCCGGTTCTCGTCCGTCGTCATCACGGAGGCGAACAGCACTTCGCCCCAGCTCGTCATGAACGAGTAGATGGCCACCGCGATGAGGCCCGGCTTGGCCGCGGGCAGCACGACGTGCCAGAGCGCGCCCATCGGTCCGGAGCCGTCGACCATCGCGGCCTCGTCCAGGTCGCGCGGGATGCCGTCGAAGTAGCCGGCGAGCATCCAGATCGCGAACGGCAGCGCGAAGGTCAGGTAGGTGATGACCAGGCCCCAGCGTGTGCCGACGAGCTGGATGCCGACCGCCTGGTTGATGTTCACGAAGATGAGGAACAGCGGCAGCAGGAACAGCACACCGGGGAACATCTGCGTGGACAGCACCGTCGTGGTGAAGACGCCGCGGCCCTTG
This genomic stretch from Leifsonia sp. EB41 harbors:
- a CDS encoding carbohydrate ABC transporter permease; protein product: MRETVSSKVFRWVVVVFLTLFTAVPLYVMITSSVKPLADVQGAFTWWPTNITFQPFIDMWSTVPLASYFINSVIVASAATILSLIIAVFAAYAVSRYRFKGRGVFTTTVLSTQMFPGVLFLLPLFLIFVNINQAVGIQLVGTRWGLVITYLTFALPFAIWMLAGYFDGIPRDLDEAAMVDGSGPMGALWHVVLPAAKPGLIAVAIYSFMTSWGEVLFASVMTTDENRTLAVGLQLYSTQTNVYWNQIMAASLVVSIPIVVAFLILQRSFVAGLTAGAVK